The following are encoded together in the Methanomassiliicoccales archaeon genome:
- a CDS encoding pyridoxal phosphate-dependent aminotransferase has protein sequence MKGTRLEVSDRSQLIVQSEIRSMTLECNKIRGINLAQGVCDLDVPKEVIDGAHEAMLQGFNQYTRYDGLPVLREAIASKLKRFNHLDADPEKNIIVSAGATGVFYSACMALLNPGDEVIVLEPFYGYHVNTLLAVGAKPVFVRLMPPGWKLDMDKLQKAVTKRTKGIVINTPANPSGKVFSKQELRALADFANEEDIFVFSDEIYEYFVYDGKKHLSPASVENMAERTIAISGYSKTFSITGWRIGYCFCHERWARMIGYVNDLIYVCAPAPLQVGVAKGIEKLPNSYYEGICADYQAKRKQICDALSEAGLKPYVPSGAYYVLADVSSVQGKNSKERAMFILKKTGVASVPGSAFYHDDAGEDLVRFCFAKKDEVLKKACERIAALRQ, from the coding sequence GTGTGCGACCTGGACGTGCCGAAGGAGGTCATCGATGGAGCGCATGAGGCGATGCTCCAAGGCTTCAATCAATACACCCGATACGATGGCTTGCCGGTGCTCAGGGAAGCGATCGCCTCCAAGCTCAAGCGCTTCAACCATCTGGACGCGGACCCGGAGAAGAATATCATCGTTTCCGCGGGAGCTACGGGAGTCTTCTACAGCGCTTGCATGGCCTTGCTGAACCCGGGTGACGAGGTCATCGTGCTCGAGCCTTTCTACGGATACCATGTCAACACTCTGCTGGCGGTGGGAGCGAAGCCGGTGTTCGTCCGTCTGATGCCTCCGGGATGGAAGTTGGACATGGACAAGCTACAGAAAGCGGTCACGAAGAGAACCAAAGGCATCGTGATCAACACGCCCGCCAATCCATCGGGCAAGGTGTTCTCGAAGCAGGAGCTTAGGGCGCTGGCGGATTTTGCGAACGAGGAGGACATCTTCGTCTTCTCGGACGAGATCTACGAGTACTTCGTCTACGATGGAAAGAAGCACCTCTCGCCCGCGTCCGTCGAAAACATGGCCGAGCGGACGATCGCCATCTCCGGATACTCGAAGACGTTCAGCATCACTGGCTGGAGGATCGGATACTGCTTCTGCCACGAACGGTGGGCGAGGATGATCGGCTACGTGAACGATCTCATCTACGTGTGCGCGCCCGCTCCCTTGCAGGTGGGAGTGGCAAAGGGCATCGAGAAGCTGCCTAACTCCTACTATGAAGGCATCTGCGCTGACTACCAGGCAAAGCGCAAGCAGATCTGCGATGCCCTGTCCGAAGCGGGACTCAAGCCCTACGTTCCCTCCGGCGCCTACTACGTCCTGGCGGACGTTTCCTCGGTCCAAGGGAAGAACAGCAAGGAGCGGGCCATGTTCATTCTGAAGAAGACCGGCGTGGCGAGCGTGCCTGGAAGCGCATTCTATCATGATGACGCAGGCGAGGACCTAGTGCGGTTCTGCTTCGCGAAGAAGGACGAGGTGCTGAAGAAGGCCTGCGAACGAATCGCGGCCCTGAGGCAATGA